The nucleotide sequence GTGATCGGCACCGCGATCGCGCTGAAGCTGCTGTTCGGCCTGCCCCTGCTGATGGGCGCGATCATCACCGCGGTGGACGTGGTGCTGGTGCTGTGGCTGATGAACCGCGGCTTCCGTGCGCTGGAAGCGTTCGTGATCGCGCTGCTGCTGGTGATCTTCGCCTGCTTCGCGATCCAGATCGCGCTGGCCGCACCGCCGCTGCACGCGGTGCTGGGCGGGTTCATCCCCCGCGCCGAAGTGGTGACCAACCCGCACGCCCTGTACCTGGCGATCGGCATCATCGGCGCCACGGTGATGCCGCACAACCTGTACCTGCATTCGTCCATCGTGCAGACCCGCGCCTACCCGCGCACCGACCCCGGCCGCCGCAGCGCGCTGCGCTGGGCGGTGACCGACAGCACCATCGCGCTGATGCTGGCGTTGTTCATCAACGCCGCGATCCTGATCCTGGCCGCGGCGGTGTTCCATGCCAACGGCCGCACCGACGTGCAGGAGATCGAGCAGGCCTACGAACTGCTTGCGCCGATGCTGGGCGTGGGCATTGCCTCCACCCTGTTCGCGGTGGCATTGCTGGCCTCGGGCATCAACTCCACGGTGACCGCCACGCTGGCCGGGCAGATCGTGATGGAAGGCTTCCTGCGGCTGCGGATCGCACCGTGGGCGCGACGGTTGATCACCCGGGGCATCGCCATCGTGCCGGTGGTGATCGTGACCGCGATCTACGGCGAACAAGGCACAGCACGGCTGCTGGTGCTGAGCCAGGTGGTGCTGTCGATGCAGCTGCCGTTCGCGGTCATCCCGCTGGTGATGTTCGTGGGCGACAAGTCGCGCATGGGCGCGCTGGTGGCGCCCCGCTGGTTGCTGGCGTTGGCGTGGGTGATCGGCGGGGTGATCGTGGTGTTGAACGTGAAATTGTTGGTGGGGTTTTTCTTCGCAGGCGGCGCTTGACCTCAATCACGGTTGAGGTGGCACCCTGACAACTCCCATCCAACGAATCCACCCCATGACCTCCACCGCGCCGACCCAACACGATCTCTGGAATGGCCCGGCCGGCGATGCCTGGGTGCAGGCGCAGTCGCTGCTCGATGGCATGTTCGCCGGTTTAGTTCCGGTGCTTGCCAACCCCCTCGCGGCCGCGCCAGACGCGCATGTGCTGGACGTGGGCTGCGGAACCGGGGCGCTGTGCCTGGCCATTGCCGATCGCCTCGGGTCGGCCGGGCGCTGCAGTGGCGTCGACATTTCCGCCCCGATGATCGACGTCGCGCGCGAACGTGCACGGT is from Stenotrophomonas bentonitica and encodes:
- a CDS encoding Nramp family divalent metal transporter: MSAHPTTPTPSLGDMHASVAVPSGGHWWFRLLAFLGPGYMVSVGYMDPGNWATDIAGGAQFGYLLLSVILLSNLMAIVLQGLSARLGIATGRDLAQSCRDHFSKPVNLCLWLLCEVAIIACDLAEVIGTAIALKLLFGLPLLMGAIITAVDVVLVLWLMNRGFRALEAFVIALLLVIFACFAIQIALAAPPLHAVLGGFIPRAEVVTNPHALYLAIGIIGATVMPHNLYLHSSIVQTRAYPRTDPGRRSALRWAVTDSTIALMLALFINAAILILAAAVFHANGRTDVQEIEQAYELLAPMLGVGIASTLFAVALLASGINSTVTATLAGQIVMEGFLRLRIAPWARRLITRGIAIVPVVIVTAIYGEQGTARLLVLSQVVLSMQLPFAVIPLVMFVGDKSRMGALVAPRWLLALAWVIGGVIVVLNVKLLVGFFFAGGA